The following are encoded together in the Nitrospiria bacterium genome:
- a CDS encoding P-II family nitrogen regulator yields MKKIEAYIRSEKIGEVKEALTRIGIQGMTIMEVRGFGRQRGHIELYQGAEYTLDFVPKMKIEVFIPDKDAARVVEVLMHSATTGRTGDGKIFVLPVEEGVRIRTQERGEAAVSM; encoded by the coding sequence TTGAAAAAGATCGAGGCTTATATCCGTTCCGAAAAGATCGGTGAAGTGAAGGAAGCCCTAACCCGGATCGGTATCCAGGGAATGACGATCATGGAGGTCCGAGGGTTTGGTCGCCAGCGCGGTCACATTGAGTTGTATCAGGGCGCGGAATATACGTTGGACTTTGTCCCGAAGATGAAGATCGAGGTATTTATCCCGGACAAGGACGCCGCGCGCGTCGTCGAAGTGCTGATGCATTCGGCAACGACCGGACGGACGGGGGACGGGAAGATCTTCGTGCTGCCCGTCGAGGAAGGCGTCCGAATCCGGACCCAGGAGCGCGGCGAGGCCGCCGTTTCGATGTGA
- a CDS encoding helix-turn-helix domain-containing protein codes for MRKGLKEEVEDLERRMILAALERTHGVQARAARELKISERVIRYKMKKYHLETKTKMSNNDIIVEQLIPVKETEG; via the coding sequence GTGCGCAAGGGATTGAAAGAAGAGGTTGAAGATCTCGAACGTCGGATGATTTTGGCCGCCTTGGAAAGAACGCATGGTGTTCAAGCACGCGCGGCGCGGGAGCTAAAAATCAGTGAAAGGGTTATCCGTTATAAAATGAAGAAATATCATTTGGAGACGAAGACAAAAATGTCGAACAACGACATTATTGTCGAACAATTAATTCCTGTAAAGGAAACAGAAGGTTAG
- the nifA gene encoding nif-specific transcriptional activator NifA, whose protein sequence is MKDQTTPRKIAELTALYEISRSLASSMDLQETSRKILEILASVLDMRRGTLTLLDPETGELVIETAHGLTPEEIARGRFKIGEGVTGRVFEKGEPMIVPDVGREPLFLNRTRSRGDLTKERIAFLCMPVKTHGETIGVLSVDRLFKNGSPDLDDDVRVLTVVASLIGQAVKLQHTVSREKRELLEQNIQLQSELKNRYRIGNIVGQSKVMDEVFRSVLQVCKSKATVLLRGESGTGKELIARAIHYNSPRADRPFIKVNCAALPETLLESELFGHERGAFTGATQLRRGRFELADGGTLFLDEIGDIPLSTQVKLLRVLQEQRFERVGGSQTLSVDVRLVAATHRNLEAAIQEGTFREDLYYRLNVVPIFLPSLRERKEDIPLLIEYFLARCNKEHHKQIRIAPDVLRVMIQYHWPGNVRELENCIERMVVMAEASEITFHSMPSSIAAYFRDVREVTRPSPMDRPTLQTTVEDLERQQMLDALKKCGWVQSRAAKILGITPRQIGYKIKKYRIEPG, encoded by the coding sequence ATGAAAGATCAAACCACCCCCCGAAAGATCGCGGAATTGACCGCTCTCTACGAGATCAGCCGATCCCTGGCCTCCTCGATGGACCTGCAGGAAACCTCACGCAAGATTCTTGAAATTCTCGCCTCCGTCCTCGATATGCGTCGTGGAACCCTGACTTTGCTCGACCCCGAAACGGGCGAGCTCGTGATCGAAACCGCGCACGGCCTCACGCCGGAGGAGATCGCGCGCGGTCGCTTTAAAATCGGCGAAGGGGTGACCGGACGGGTTTTTGAGAAAGGGGAGCCGATGATCGTCCCGGACGTGGGACGGGAACCGCTTTTTCTCAACCGAACCCGCTCGCGGGGCGACCTTACAAAAGAACGGATCGCGTTTCTCTGCATGCCCGTGAAGACCCATGGCGAAACAATCGGGGTCCTGAGCGTGGACCGGCTTTTTAAGAACGGATCGCCCGACCTTGACGACGATGTCCGCGTCCTCACGGTCGTGGCTTCCCTGATCGGGCAGGCCGTCAAGCTTCAACACACCGTTTCGCGCGAAAAACGGGAACTCCTGGAACAAAACATCCAGCTTCAGAGCGAGCTGAAGAACCGTTACCGGATCGGAAACATTGTCGGTCAGAGCAAGGTGATGGACGAGGTGTTCCGGTCGGTCCTCCAGGTCTGTAAGTCGAAGGCCACCGTACTGCTGCGGGGCGAGTCGGGGACCGGCAAGGAGTTGATTGCGCGGGCGATTCATTACAATAGCCCGAGGGCCGACCGGCCCTTCATCAAGGTCAACTGCGCGGCGCTTCCCGAGACGCTGCTTGAGAGCGAGCTGTTCGGACATGAGCGGGGGGCCTTTACCGGCGCGACCCAATTGCGGAGGGGGAGATTCGAGTTGGCCGACGGAGGAACGCTTTTCCTGGACGAGATCGGCGATATTCCCCTATCCACTCAAGTCAAACTCCTCAGGGTCTTGCAGGAACAACGATTCGAGCGCGTGGGGGGATCACAAACTCTGTCGGTGGACGTCCGTTTGGTGGCCGCCACACACCGTAATCTTGAGGCCGCGATCCAGGAGGGAACCTTTCGCGAGGACCTGTATTACCGGCTGAATGTCGTCCCGATCTTTCTTCCGTCCTTGCGCGAGCGGAAGGAAGACATCCCGCTTCTGATCGAATATTTCTTGGCCCGCTGCAACAAAGAGCATCACAAGCAGATCCGGATCGCTCCGGACGTTCTTCGGGTTATGATCCAATACCACTGGCCCGGAAACGTACGGGAGTTGGAAAACTGCATCGAACGCATGGTCGTTATGGCCGAAGCGTCGGAGATCACCTTCCATTCGATGCCCTCCAGCATCGCCGCTTACTTCCGTGACGTGCGGGAAGTGACGCGACCGTCCCCGATGGACAGGCCGACGCTGCAAACCACGGTCGAGGATCTGGAGCGGCAACAGATGCTCGACGCATTGAAAAAATGCGGTTGGGTCCAGTCCCGTGCGGCCAAAATATTGGGCATTACACCACGCCAAATCGGGTACAAGATAAAGAAATACAGAATCGAGCCGGGGTGA